From the Fibrobacter sp. UWEL genome, one window contains:
- a CDS encoding lytic transglycosylase domain-containing protein, which produces MTLWFNQKTELDNLAAQETELRNQLEQLGGYGRWTIDYVKIDKALNHLSKNKLTDEQKRMLTEQLWQISRSYATDPLLILAVVAQESRGNPNARGRVKSGKFSGALGLMQIKLETAKSMSARFGLKIEKEEDLLRPEINVTVGTAYLIRLIAKYGNWKDALVAYNLGHSAVDRLLEQGNPLPTNYYEHVIAKYNDLMSLSFL; this is translated from the coding sequence GTGACCCTTTGGTTTAATCAAAAAACTGAACTAGACAATCTTGCTGCGCAGGAAACTGAACTTCGTAACCAGCTTGAACAGCTGGGTGGTTATGGCAGGTGGACCATTGACTATGTGAAGATAGACAAGGCTTTGAACCACCTGAGCAAGAATAAACTAACGGACGAGCAGAAACGGATGCTTACGGAACAGCTTTGGCAGATTTCCAGGTCCTATGCCACGGATCCCTTGCTGATTTTGGCGGTGGTAGCCCAGGAAAGCCGTGGCAATCCTAATGCCCGCGGTCGAGTGAAATCGGGAAAGTTTTCGGGGGCGCTGGGCCTGATGCAGATTAAACTTGAAACTGCAAAATCCATGAGCGCGAGATTTGGCTTGAAAATCGAGAAGGAAGAGGATTTGCTTCGTCCTGAAATCAATGTGACGGTGGGTACGGCTTATCTGATCCGCCTGATCGCCAAGTACGGGAATTGGAAAGACGCTCTGGTGGCTTATAATTTGGGACATTCGGCGGTGGACCGCCTATTGGAACAGGGGAATCCTTTGCCCACCAATTACTATGAGCATGTGATTGCAAAGTACAACGACTTAATGAGTCTATCTTTTTTGTAA
- a CDS encoding TolC family protein produces MLRVLFLLSLVSIAMAGEVRYDLSQFVEQGMQNDPQLEETRQGTQTKKDKIRALKAEAILPTFYVTMMVGPAPGLKDELDGDDTVSVYDFSKMGPFWGVEAKFIQPLNFGQYNSGKKALEADLQQKTFEIENKLNKKEVELQSYYYNYLLALEMTRLAEDAKKRVDDAYDKMEEALDEDDGAVSQMDFLNLKAKMHTVKEGVVDANLGMKRVQLAIRFSLGLKEGETFVAEDSLLLPRTERMPTLEEVRSLTSSTHPELKQLEAGLKARRVQMDLAEAKLAPEFFVMGQFKYVKSWAGNRKIMQKDAFAEDAVNKLDGLIGVGLRYNLNFWKNWEKFRASRTEYKGLQLKERYAEEGLVAKAEEQYYQLQAAKEKMDALKESLRASESILKGAAMQYDLDKSKTGDLVSAYTQNVSMKKDYYFAVCKYNVEFAQLIFTMGYSLKEFHSVFNN; encoded by the coding sequence ATGTTGCGTGTTTTGTTCTTATTGTCTCTTGTGAGTATTGCCATGGCGGGTGAAGTTCGCTATGACCTTTCTCAGTTTGTAGAACAGGGCATGCAGAATGATCCCCAGCTGGAAGAAACGAGGCAGGGAACTCAGACCAAGAAGGACAAGATTCGCGCCCTGAAGGCTGAGGCAATTCTCCCAACTTTCTATGTGACCATGATGGTGGGCCCCGCTCCCGGTTTGAAGGATGAATTGGATGGGGACGATACGGTTTCTGTGTATGACTTTTCCAAGATGGGACCGTTCTGGGGGGTGGAAGCGAAGTTTATCCAGCCGTTGAATTTTGGTCAGTACAATTCTGGTAAGAAGGCTCTGGAAGCTGACTTGCAGCAGAAAACTTTTGAAATTGAGAATAAGCTGAACAAGAAGGAAGTGGAACTTCAGAGTTACTACTATAACTACCTGCTTGCTCTCGAGATGACCCGCTTGGCGGAAGACGCCAAGAAGCGTGTGGATGATGCCTACGACAAGATGGAAGAAGCTCTTGACGAAGACGATGGCGCTGTCTCCCAGATGGATTTCCTGAATCTGAAGGCTAAGATGCATACGGTTAAGGAAGGTGTTGTGGATGCTAATCTGGGTATGAAGCGTGTGCAGTTGGCGATTCGCTTCTCTCTGGGCTTGAAGGAGGGCGAAACTTTTGTTGCGGAAGATTCTCTCCTGTTGCCGCGTACGGAACGTATGCCCACGCTGGAAGAAGTTCGTTCCTTGACTTCTTCTACTCATCCTGAATTGAAACAGCTGGAAGCGGGCTTGAAGGCTCGCAGAGTCCAGATGGATCTGGCTGAAGCAAAGCTTGCTCCGGAATTTTTCGTGATGGGCCAGTTCAAGTACGTGAAGAGCTGGGCCGGTAACCGCAAGATTATGCAGAAGGACGCCTTTGCGGAAGATGCCGTCAATAAGCTGGATGGCTTGATCGGTGTTGGCCTCCGTTACAACTTGAACTTCTGGAAGAACTGGGAAAAGTTCCGTGCCAGCCGTACGGAATATAAGGGTTTGCAGCTGAAGGAACGTTATGCCGAGGAAGGCCTGGTTGCTAAGGCGGAAGAACAGTACTACCAGTTGCAGGCTGCCAAGGAAAAGATGGATGCACTCAAGGAAAGCCTCCGTGCTTCTGAATCTATCCTGAAGGGCGCTGCCATGCAGTATGATTTGGATAAGTCGAAGACCGGCGACCTGGTTTCCGCTTACACTCAGAATGTCAGTATGAAGAAGGATTACTACTTCGCCGTCTGCAAGTATAATGTGGAATTCGCTCAGCTGATCTTTACCATGGGTTATTCCCTGAAAGAATTCCACAGCGTGTTTAATAATTAA
- a CDS encoding phospholipid-binding protein MlaC: MVKKILMALAIASVMSFAADDPVAAIKKKDVELQALLKKSSRNAKETERVKALLNDSFNFEELARKSLANDVWKAQDAASQQKFVAEFQRMVRNSSAKRLEVYRADSTIYEPAKMKGDKDARVIAHLWNKGKESVLEYKMSQVDGNWKAWDLVIDDLSTARNYKDQFSQILKTKSFAELIDVISKKADDAEK, encoded by the coding sequence ATGGTTAAGAAAATCTTGATGGCTTTGGCTATCGCTTCCGTGATGAGTTTTGCTGCTGATGATCCCGTCGCTGCAATCAAGAAGAAGGACGTGGAACTGCAGGCTCTGTTGAAGAAGTCCAGCCGCAACGCTAAGGAAACTGAACGTGTGAAGGCCTTGCTGAATGATTCCTTCAACTTCGAAGAACTGGCCCGCAAGTCTCTGGCTAACGATGTATGGAAGGCTCAGGACGCCGCTTCCCAGCAGAAGTTCGTTGCAGAATTCCAGCGCATGGTTCGTAACTCTAGCGCCAAGCGTCTTGAAGTGTATCGCGCAGACTCTACCATTTATGAACCTGCCAAGATGAAGGGTGACAAGGACGCTCGCGTTATCGCTCACCTGTGGAACAAGGGTAAGGAATCTGTCCTGGAATACAAGATGAGCCAGGTGGATGGTAACTGGAAGGCTTGGGACCTGGTCATCGACGACCTGTCTACCGCCCGTAACTACAAGGACCAGTTCAGCCAGATTCTTAAGACCAAGAGCTTCGCAGAACTGATTGACGTTATCAGCAAGAAGGCTGACGACGCGGAGAAGTAA
- a CDS encoding pseudouridine synthase: protein MPALTLERLIASIGFGSRKEARALIRAGMVELDGNVLDDPFIEFKTRPETIVVNGEETPTVEKLYIMMDKPLDVECSHNARDHQSIYDILPDRFTAMGLQSVGRLDADSSGLILLSNQGDFIHKVESPKKGYLKKYRVTLAREFTAAQKEELLKGVMLKDERRPVLARELSEERIVVDGAEVDTVVISIGEGLYHQVRRMFAAVGNHVMTLTREAIGPVTMDETLGSGGWRFMTEEEVASLTK, encoded by the coding sequence ATGCCGGCTTTGACTTTGGAACGACTGATTGCATCAATTGGCTTTGGCTCCCGCAAGGAAGCCCGCGCTCTCATCCGCGCCGGCATGGTGGAACTGGACGGAAACGTTCTGGATGATCCGTTTATTGAGTTTAAGACCCGTCCCGAAACCATCGTCGTGAATGGGGAAGAAACTCCCACGGTTGAAAAACTGTACATCATGATGGACAAGCCTCTGGATGTGGAATGCAGCCATAACGCTCGCGACCATCAGTCCATCTATGATATTCTGCCGGATCGTTTCACTGCTATGGGCCTGCAGTCTGTGGGCCGTCTGGATGCAGATTCCTCCGGATTGATTTTGCTGTCTAACCAGGGTGATTTCATCCATAAGGTAGAAAGCCCCAAGAAAGGCTACCTGAAAAAATACCGTGTGACCTTGGCTCGTGAATTTACGGCCGCCCAGAAGGAAGAACTCCTGAAGGGCGTGATGCTGAAGGACGAACGCCGCCCGGTGTTGGCCCGTGAGCTTTCCGAGGAACGCATTGTGGTGGACGGCGCAGAAGTCGATACGGTGGTCATTTCCATCGGTGAAGGCTTGTACCATCAGGTTCGCCGCATGTTCGCCGCTGTGGGCAACCATGTGATGACCTTGACCCGAGAAGCCATCGGCCCTGTGACTATGGACGAAACTTTGGGCAGCGGCGGCTGGCGCTTCATGACTGAAGAAGAAGTTGCCTCGCTGACGAAGTAA
- a CDS encoding HU family DNA-binding protein codes for MPNITKQTLIQEIAKSTGFVRNDIKTVIEQFLDLVGEKLIEGNTIEIRGFGTFSCKPRKSRPARNPRTGETVMIEERMVPSFKFSNDIKDKINSLEAIVEGVNAKLESEDKDVMISVKSEEDA; via the coding sequence GTGCCTAATATTACTAAACAGACTCTCATTCAAGAAATCGCCAAGTCCACCGGATTTGTGCGCAACGATATTAAAACCGTCATCGAACAGTTCCTCGACCTGGTAGGCGAAAAGCTGATCGAAGGCAATACTATCGAAATCCGCGGTTTCGGTACCTTCAGTTGCAAGCCCCGCAAGTCTCGCCCGGCTCGTAATCCTCGTACCGGCGAAACCGTCATGATCGAAGAACGCATGGTTCCTTCCTTCAAGTTCAGCAACGACATCAAGGACAAGATCAACTCTCTTGAAGCTATTGTCGAAGGCGTCAACGCCAAGCTGGAATCCGAAGACAAGGACGTCATGATCTCGGTCAAGTCCGAAGAAGACGCCTAA
- a CDS encoding tRNA-dihydrouridine synthase: MLKDVENLKKTFKLRNLEIFPNTILSPMDGVTDAPFRRLCRVLSGNRMGLLVSEFVPTNADEVFSLTGHKQLKFYPEEKPFGIQIFGCYPDKMAAAAKKIADGLHPDYIEVNAGCPAPKVAGKGSGSGLLRDLPRLQEILHDTRKALDSCDVNIPLTLKCRIGWDDESINVMETLKIAEGEGVELLVVHGRTRLQGYNGLANWDWIGKVAAAAKIPVVGNGDVNSVECALERINTYGVSGVSIGRGAMHNPWIFGQIADAWEGKPAHIITAEEALDVFSIYYKFLEEEGRTELGAMGRLKQLAARLCKGFVDGSEDAAGSENVILSEVEESKGVSAAMEVRQTLLTAQTPEEFFERKEMLKNGIAKSLRYEPNRLVNLNGAKDNTLVFGNHYVNR; this comes from the coding sequence ATGTTGAAAGATGTTGAAAATTTGAAAAAGACCTTTAAGCTTAGAAACTTAGAGATTTTCCCCAATACCATCCTCAGCCCTATGGATGGGGTGACGGACGCTCCTTTCCGCCGTTTATGCCGTGTTTTGTCCGGAAATCGCATGGGTCTCCTGGTTTCGGAGTTTGTACCTACCAATGCGGACGAGGTTTTTAGCCTGACGGGGCACAAACAGCTGAAGTTTTACCCCGAGGAGAAGCCCTTTGGCATTCAAATTTTCGGGTGCTATCCGGATAAGATGGCCGCTGCGGCCAAAAAAATCGCAGACGGATTGCATCCGGACTATATCGAAGTGAACGCGGGATGCCCGGCACCCAAGGTGGCGGGGAAGGGGAGCGGCTCCGGTTTGCTTAGGGATTTGCCTCGTTTGCAAGAAATTCTCCACGATACCCGTAAGGCTCTAGATTCTTGTGATGTGAATATTCCGCTGACACTGAAGTGCCGTATCGGTTGGGACGATGAATCCATCAACGTGATGGAAACGCTGAAAATCGCCGAGGGCGAGGGCGTGGAACTGCTGGTGGTTCATGGCCGTACTCGCCTGCAGGGCTACAATGGTCTGGCCAACTGGGACTGGATCGGGAAGGTGGCCGCCGCCGCAAAGATTCCTGTGGTAGGTAACGGTGACGTGAACAGCGTGGAATGCGCCCTGGAACGCATCAATACCTATGGCGTGTCCGGCGTAAGCATTGGCAGGGGCGCCATGCACAACCCCTGGATTTTCGGGCAAATCGCCGACGCCTGGGAAGGTAAGCCCGCCCATATTATTACCGCGGAAGAAGCTCTGGACGTGTTCTCCATTTACTACAAGTTCCTGGAGGAAGAAGGCCGTACGGAACTGGGAGCTATGGGCCGCTTGAAACAGCTGGCTGCAAGACTGTGCAAAGGGTTTGTGGATGGATCTGAGGATGCCGCAGGCTCCGAAAATGTCATTCTGAGCGAAGTCGAAGAATCTAAAGGCGTTTCTGCTGCTATGGAAGTTCGCCAGACGTTGCTTACGGCGCAGACTCCCGAGGAGTTCTTCGAACGCAAGGAAATGCTGAAAAATGGCATTGCCAAGAGCCTGCGTTACGAGCCCAATCGTCTAGTGAACCTGAATGGCGCCAAGGACAATACCTTGGTTTTCGGGAACCATTACGTGAATCGATAG
- a CDS encoding discoidin domain-containing protein: protein MKKKFALSAAMLTALGLATAVQAAQNVIKVDDTKPGIVIKKDMMMAADLAIWNPPSRYYDLTDAFVDGGYQLYRFPNGSLSNDYHWNGIGKYDSTGLWISTEEEGKYAPGFLGETIYRGTTKDNYGFVRRSHLADGNMNTIWWGEILDPNDPPWVVVEFPAKKNIDSLQISWGDLRPKAFQYEYWTTDYAEYPGVHQALTNDLKLEAKVKVTGPETIYKGKSVHTRYVAIRFKLQDLPGKGVQIREMKMFSNGEDLLAGNEYKMYAMSTRNGDKARTDWTNIPWHFEEFMTYINGLPKSANGKPAQAVICVNAGTGTSKEAAAWVKYANKVKGYNIKQWEIGNELDGEWEESGPISARHYAARFLEYARAMKAVDPTIIIHGPLLSTHKMMQKGAGILDGKYWMEEFLRIVGEAEKADGKRYLDAMDLHNYPYWTPNGANAKDMLKAMLDVGPNMDTLDVWMKRHLPGVDKVPSASGEDKRRVFLSEFSTNVQGYSLLMDYPQATAMAMIFAQHAVRFGDRLQVLPWDAFGNLFKSPDDTWGTISMSALLKEGSWNKWKSLEPTAEYYGLYMTFKRFLEEGFAVVPAESNNPDVVAYALASPAGKNGAANSARVLLANLSDVAQVVQIDRASVGAGADNASIEVDVFGEEQFKWVGDQKNAYPYPKMGPSGRKLDVKKSRDITIPPFGVVVAQINPNVSKNAGAPVVLAAALEKKVMMLGDTLDLFGTVSQQDGQITGATLKVPGFGKNGAAATVKITPDDGKWDAAIESFHVKVPVPEYAKATPVVVQGTGAKGTEMELTVTGLGGKKTVQKIPFRIRGKYRTTSILQNFDNGLDAVEWFPVVGEGNTEMNAKVFNGNPPHGGFIRHDFHIEQPPTQGWPNYSGAYYVVPPEIKKSVGVVFDYATNHNNPDGYIEVQVQSDQVKDYDEFMVRLKTTRGNWMRDTLIWENMAQEGWGKTIPQLDPTKIKTINFRARHSGVGYISLDNIYLLQEDGTEVPMPKGLRRLR, encoded by the coding sequence ATGAAGAAGAAATTTGCTTTGTCTGCCGCAATGCTTACTGCCCTTGGTTTGGCAACTGCCGTACAGGCCGCACAGAATGTTATCAAGGTCGACGATACTAAGCCGGGTATTGTGATCAAGAAAGATATGATGATGGCTGCTGACTTGGCCATTTGGAATCCGCCTAGCCGTTACTACGATTTGACCGACGCCTTTGTGGATGGCGGTTATCAGCTGTACCGTTTCCCCAATGGTTCTTTGAGTAATGATTACCACTGGAATGGCATTGGTAAGTATGATAGCACGGGCCTCTGGATTTCTACTGAAGAAGAAGGCAAGTATGCTCCGGGCTTTTTGGGTGAAACGATTTACCGCGGCACCACCAAGGACAACTACGGTTTTGTTCGTCGCAGCCACTTGGCTGATGGCAACATGAATACCATTTGGTGGGGCGAAATTCTGGACCCCAATGACCCGCCTTGGGTGGTGGTGGAATTCCCGGCAAAGAAGAACATTGACTCCTTGCAGATTAGCTGGGGTGACCTGCGCCCCAAGGCTTTCCAGTATGAATACTGGACTACAGATTATGCGGAGTATCCGGGTGTCCATCAGGCTCTCACCAACGACTTAAAGTTGGAAGCCAAGGTGAAGGTGACCGGCCCTGAAACCATTTATAAGGGCAAGTCAGTGCACACTCGTTATGTGGCAATCCGCTTTAAGTTGCAGGATTTGCCGGGCAAGGGTGTACAGATCCGCGAAATGAAAATGTTCAGTAATGGTGAGGATTTGCTGGCTGGCAACGAGTACAAAATGTACGCTATGTCTACCCGCAACGGCGACAAGGCTCGCACCGACTGGACTAACATTCCCTGGCACTTTGAAGAATTCATGACTTATATCAATGGCTTGCCTAAGTCTGCCAATGGCAAGCCTGCTCAAGCTGTGATCTGTGTGAACGCCGGTACCGGTACTTCCAAGGAAGCTGCCGCCTGGGTGAAGTACGCCAACAAAGTAAAGGGCTACAATATTAAGCAGTGGGAAATCGGTAACGAACTGGACGGCGAATGGGAAGAATCCGGCCCCATTTCTGCCCGCCATTACGCCGCACGATTCCTGGAATACGCTCGCGCCATGAAGGCGGTGGACCCCACGATTATTATTCACGGTCCGCTGCTCAGTACCCACAAGATGATGCAGAAGGGTGCCGGCATTCTTGATGGAAAATACTGGATGGAAGAATTCCTGCGCATTGTGGGCGAGGCGGAAAAGGCCGACGGCAAGCGCTACCTGGATGCGATGGACTTGCATAACTATCCGTACTGGACTCCCAACGGCGCCAACGCCAAGGACATGCTGAAGGCCATGCTTGATGTGGGCCCCAATATGGATACGCTGGACGTGTGGATGAAGCGCCACTTGCCGGGTGTGGACAAGGTCCCGTCAGCTTCTGGTGAAGATAAGCGTCGCGTGTTCCTTTCTGAATTTAGCACCAACGTTCAGGGCTATAGCTTGCTCATGGATTACCCCCAGGCAACTGCCATGGCCATGATTTTTGCTCAGCATGCGGTGCGCTTTGGCGACCGTTTACAGGTGCTGCCCTGGGATGCATTCGGTAATCTCTTCAAGAGCCCCGATGACACTTGGGGTACTATCAGTATGTCGGCCCTTTTGAAGGAAGGTTCCTGGAACAAGTGGAAGTCTTTGGAGCCGACCGCAGAATACTACGGCCTGTATATGACTTTCAAGCGATTCCTGGAAGAGGGTTTCGCTGTGGTTCCTGCGGAAAGCAATAATCCCGATGTGGTGGCCTATGCGCTGGCTTCTCCTGCGGGCAAAAACGGCGCCGCAAATTCCGCTCGCGTTTTGCTTGCAAACTTAAGCGACGTGGCTCAGGTGGTGCAGATTGATCGCGCTTCCGTGGGCGCAGGCGCTGACAATGCCTCCATCGAAGTGGACGTTTTCGGTGAAGAACAGTTCAAGTGGGTGGGCGACCAGAAGAATGCCTATCCTTATCCGAAGATGGGCCCTAGTGGCAGAAAGCTTGACGTGAAGAAATCTCGGGACATTACCATTCCTCCTTTTGGTGTAGTTGTCGCACAGATCAATCCCAATGTTTCTAAGAACGCAGGTGCTCCTGTTGTTCTGGCAGCCGCCCTCGAAAAGAAGGTGATGATGCTTGGCGATACGCTGGATCTGTTTGGAACGGTTTCCCAGCAGGATGGCCAGATTACTGGTGCAACCCTCAAGGTTCCTGGTTTCGGAAAGAACGGCGCTGCAGCAACTGTAAAGATTACACCGGACGATGGCAAGTGGGATGCCGCCATCGAAAGTTTCCATGTGAAGGTTCCCGTGCCGGAATATGCAAAGGCTACTCCCGTAGTGGTGCAGGGCACTGGTGCCAAGGGTACTGAAATGGAACTGACCGTTACTGGCCTGGGCGGCAAGAAGACTGTCCAAAAGATTCCGTTCCGCATTCGTGGCAAGTATCGTACCACAAGTATTTTGCAGAACTTCGATAACGGCCTGGACGCTGTGGAATGGTTCCCGGTGGTGGGCGAAGGCAATACAGAAATGAACGCCAAGGTCTTTAACGGAAATCCGCCCCATGGTGGCTTTATCCGTCATGACTTCCACATCGAACAGCCGCCTACTCAGGGTTGGCCCAACTACTCTGGCGCTTACTATGTGGTTCCTCCGGAAATCAAGAAGTCTGTAGGTGTGGTGTTTGACTATGCCACCAACCACAACAATCCCGATGGCTATATCGAAGTGCAGGTCCAGAGCGACCAGGTGAAGGATTACGACGAATTCATGGTCCGCCTGAAAACCACCCGCGGCAACTGGATGCGCGATACCCTCATCTGGGAAAACATGGCCCAGGAAGGTTGGGGCAAGACAATCCCCCAGCTGGATCCTACCAAGATCAAGACCATCAACTTCCGCGCCCGTCATAGCGGTGTGGGCTACATCAGTCTGGACAACATCTACCTGCTGCAGGAAGACGGAACCGAGGTGCCCATGCCCAAGGGATTGCGCCGCCTGAGATAG
- a CDS encoding citrate synthase — MSDNAILNYAGKSYELPVTEGTENEHGLDISKLRKDSGLITLDYGYLNTGSTKSSITYVNGEKGILRYRGYAIEDLAEKATFPETAWLLIYGELPTSQQLSHFRTLLTENALLHENLLNFFRQMPPNAHPMGILSSIVNAVGLFTPRFYDDENIASAFELTTAGLISKVRTIAAFAYKASIGEPFVYPEAERSYCSNFLNMMFSSKARPYHPDPIMEKALNTLLIVHADHEQNCSTSTVRMVGSSQANLYASICAGICALWGPLHGGANQAVLETLLRIQQSGMTIEQVMAKAKDKNDPFRLSGFGHRVYKSYDPRAKVLKKLMYQVFEREHVHDPLLDIALKLEEAALKDEYFIERKLYPNVDFYSGILYRAMGIPTDMLTVMFAIGRLPGWIAHWKEMHDDPNSKINRPRQIYTGFNQRPWVDRDKR; from the coding sequence ATGTCCGACAACGCAATACTGAACTATGCCGGAAAGAGCTACGAGCTCCCCGTCACTGAAGGTACTGAGAACGAACACGGTCTCGATATTTCCAAGCTCCGCAAGGACTCTGGACTTATTACGCTGGATTACGGCTACCTGAACACCGGTAGTACCAAGAGCTCCATCACCTACGTGAATGGTGAAAAGGGTATTCTGCGCTATCGCGGTTACGCCATCGAAGACTTGGCAGAAAAAGCCACCTTCCCGGAAACTGCATGGCTCCTGATTTACGGCGAACTGCCCACATCTCAGCAGCTGTCCCATTTCCGTACCCTGCTGACCGAAAACGCACTCCTCCACGAAAACCTGCTGAACTTCTTCCGTCAGATGCCGCCTAATGCCCACCCCATGGGTATCTTGAGCTCCATCGTGAACGCCGTGGGTTTGTTCACCCCCCGTTTCTATGACGACGAAAACATTGCCAGCGCATTCGAACTGACTACCGCCGGCTTGATTTCCAAGGTTCGTACCATCGCTGCTTTTGCTTACAAGGCAAGCATCGGTGAACCGTTCGTGTACCCCGAAGCAGAACGCAGCTACTGCAGTAACTTCCTGAACATGATGTTCTCCAGTAAGGCTCGTCCTTACCACCCGGATCCCATCATGGAAAAGGCACTGAACACTCTCCTGATTGTTCACGCCGACCACGAACAGAACTGCTCCACTTCTACCGTCCGTATGGTGGGCAGCTCTCAGGCAAACCTTTACGCTTCTATCTGTGCAGGCATTTGCGCCCTGTGGGGTCCTCTCCACGGTGGTGCTAACCAGGCTGTGCTGGAAACCCTGCTCCGCATTCAGCAGAGCGGCATGACCATCGAACAGGTCATGGCAAAGGCCAAGGACAAGAACGACCCGTTCCGTCTCTCCGGCTTCGGTCATCGCGTCTACAAGAGCTACGACCCCCGCGCCAAGGTTCTTAAGAAGCTGATGTACCAGGTCTTCGAACGCGAACACGTTCACGACCCGCTGCTTGACATTGCTCTGAAGCTTGAAGAAGCCGCCCTGAAGGATGAATACTTCATCGAACGTAAGCTCTATCCCAATGTGGACTTCTACTCCGGTATCCTGTACCGTGCCATGGGTATCCCCACCGACATGCTCACCGTGATGTTTGCTATCGGTCGTCTGCCCGGCTGGATTGCCCACTGGAAGGAAATGCACGACGATCCCAACTCCAAGATCAACCGTCCCCGCCAGATTTATACTGGCTTCAACCAAAGACCTTGGGTGGACCGCGACAAGCGTTAA
- a CDS encoding aminotransferase class I/II-fold pyridoxal phosphate-dependent enzyme, producing the protein MNYNPLAVALNAELSANGCKVLDMLSEQGKAIFFPRKGILGQGAEAKGSDINATIGTALEDDGSPLVLDCVLKSLNLPKQSFLYAPSFGNPDLRKAWKEQVIKKNPTLASKQFSNPVVTCALTHAISCAGYMFLDAGDEVIIPDLYWDNYELVFENARGAKIRTFNTFKNGGFDTEALKAALAAGKSDKKVVLLNFPNNPTGYTATETEAVEIAKILTDCAAAGNKVVALMDDAYFGLVYEEGVTRESLFVKIVDAHENLLAVKLDGPTKEDYVWGFRVGFMSFGFKGATEAQLKALEDKAAGTVRGNISNGPSISQKILLAAYQSAEYADQKAEKYATLKKRYDIIKEILATHPEYAESFEAMPFNSGYFMCVKPKGVDAEELRQKLIKDYSTGTIMLSGLIRLAFSAVPTEKLGKLFDNIYKAVKDLQK; encoded by the coding sequence ATGAACTACAATCCTCTCGCAGTTGCCTTGAACGCCGAACTTTCTGCAAACGGTTGCAAGGTCCTCGATATGCTCTCTGAACAGGGCAAGGCCATTTTCTTCCCCCGCAAGGGTATTCTTGGCCAGGGTGCCGAAGCTAAGGGCTCCGACATCAACGCTACCATCGGTACTGCTCTCGAAGACGACGGCAGCCCCCTGGTTCTGGATTGCGTTCTCAAGTCCCTGAATCTCCCCAAGCAGTCCTTCCTCTATGCCCCCAGCTTCGGTAATCCGGACCTGCGTAAGGCTTGGAAGGAACAGGTCATCAAGAAGAACCCGACCCTCGCCTCCAAGCAGTTCTCTAACCCGGTCGTGACCTGCGCTCTGACCCACGCTATCAGCTGCGCTGGCTACATGTTCCTGGACGCTGGTGACGAAGTCATCATTCCGGACCTGTACTGGGACAACTACGAACTGGTTTTCGAAAACGCCCGCGGCGCTAAGATCCGCACTTTCAATACCTTCAAGAACGGCGGTTTCGATACCGAAGCCCTCAAGGCTGCTCTCGCTGCAGGCAAGAGCGACAAGAAGGTCGTGCTCCTGAACTTCCCCAACAACCCCACCGGTTACACCGCAACTGAAACCGAAGCTGTTGAAATTGCAAAGATTTTGACCGATTGCGCCGCTGCAGGCAACAAGGTCGTGGCCCTCATGGACGACGCCTACTTCGGTCTCGTTTACGAAGAAGGCGTTACCCGCGAATCCCTGTTCGTTAAGATTGTGGACGCTCACGAAAACCTGCTGGCTGTTAAGCTGGACGGCCCCACCAAGGAAGACTACGTTTGGGGTTTCCGCGTTGGCTTTATGAGCTTTGGCTTCAAGGGTGCTACCGAAGCCCAGCTGAAGGCTCTGGAAGACAAGGCTGCAGGTACTGTCCGTGGCAACATCTCCAACGGCCCGTCCATTTCCCAGAAGATTCTTCTGGCTGCCTACCAGTCTGCTGAATACGCCGACCAGAAGGCAGAAAAGTACGCTACCCTCAAGAAGCGCTACGACATCATCAAGGAAATTCTCGCTACCCATCCGGAATACGCAGAATCCTTCGAAGCAATGCCCTTCAACAGCGGTTACTTCATGTGCGTCAAGCCCAAGGGCGTGGATGCCGAAGAACTCCGCCAGAAGCTCATCAAGGATTACAGCACCGGCACCATCATGCTGTCCGGTCTTATCCGCTTGGCCTTCTCCGCAGTTCCCACCGAAAAGCTGGGCAAGCTGTTCGACAACATCTACAAGGCTGTAAAGGACCTGCAGAAGTAA